A section of the Pediococcus inopinatus genome encodes:
- a CDS encoding helicase C-terminal domain-containing protein, with amino-acid sequence MEQTSYELTGEDMDSNTTYAVVDIETTGTNLNANERVIQIGCVFIKHHKIINTFATDINPEMAIPNAIQQLTGITNRRVRKAPLFDDIAPTLFGLLSDTVFVAHNVNFDFPFLNYEFERVGYPALTIEAVDTVTLSQILLPSVNGYRLRDLSRYFGIKHEHPHSADSDALATAKLFIMLQKRLSGLPLITLAQLNKLSGSLPRQTATLIEGAYAQKQKSPGKLPAFLMIKENLVLRVQRTRIIDDTSEQLMHYPHSKKSKLDLFKNDLGWRSAQSRIMNAIYANYQNDAPKALVIEAPTGIGKTLGYLLPFVFLAFQNHLPVVVSSTTTLLQSQLMEKTIPVLSKILSVQLDATLVKGSNHYIDLAKFSQQLNESDPANQSRLIKMKLLVWLTYTKTGDLDELHINNHKIPLLNEVRHQGIASLDATNPFYEIDFYQRVIRKAHLSQIVVTNHAFLTRHADLLGSKNRPPYLVIDEAQRFVNTILQENRVTLDFNHLMSMAHSAVSHLKMSRGIDRSPVVKANPMGSFHVFQMADELEAINQEISEIQSQLYKRFLAHQIPMESNSLPYQRLINYSELTKFFETNQEMIQRLQESFVSEILAFEALNKILEKQQQNLVETEVRTWVKLNTQQLEIEIQSQIFRQIFDSLLSGAKHLNNETKFYWVQVGPQHDAGSVSLSQGIIESADFINQNVYPWFQKPTLIGATLFSNSRSKYFLNQVGLASDSTTVKKYSSPYNFTDNALLEIVNDGPFINEISSDEYALYLTDAIYQLAKSTPGKILVLFNSLATIKDVFNRIQKTDLGRRRQILAQGVNGTKSKLTREFMSSSTGILFGAASFWEGMDLSNGQLDLLIITRLPFDSPDDIFTKAETKIHQQAHRNPFISTLLPRSILRLKQGIGRLIRSEKDYGAAVILDRRIIDKSYGKTMLHSLPKGMPIEKQPLNQINGSLSEFFRKHR; translated from the coding sequence ATGGAACAAACATCTTATGAGTTAACTGGTGAGGATATGGATTCAAATACAACATATGCAGTCGTAGATATTGAGACTACAGGCACCAATTTGAACGCAAATGAGCGGGTCATTCAGATTGGCTGCGTATTTATTAAGCATCATAAAATTATAAATACTTTTGCAACTGATATTAATCCTGAAATGGCAATTCCAAATGCCATTCAACAGTTGACGGGGATCACCAATCGGCGAGTGCGAAAAGCACCTTTGTTTGATGATATTGCGCCAACTTTATTTGGGCTCCTTTCAGATACTGTTTTTGTGGCGCACAACGTGAACTTTGATTTTCCTTTTTTAAATTATGAATTCGAAAGAGTGGGCTATCCAGCCTTGACTATTGAAGCAGTGGATACTGTGACACTAAGTCAAATCTTGTTACCTAGTGTAAATGGATACCGGCTGCGTGATTTATCTAGATATTTTGGCATTAAACATGAGCATCCGCATTCTGCAGACAGCGATGCTTTAGCAACTGCGAAGTTATTTATTATGTTACAAAAACGTTTATCTGGTTTACCACTTATAACGTTGGCACAATTAAACAAATTGTCTGGCAGTCTGCCCAGACAAACTGCAACGCTGATTGAAGGGGCTTACGCGCAAAAGCAAAAATCACCGGGGAAACTCCCCGCCTTTTTAATGATCAAAGAAAATTTAGTGTTGCGGGTGCAGCGGACTAGAATTATTGATGACACCAGTGAACAACTAATGCATTACCCGCATTCAAAAAAATCCAAATTAGACCTTTTTAAAAATGACTTAGGATGGCGTAGCGCCCAGTCGAGAATTATGAACGCTATTTACGCAAATTATCAAAATGATGCTCCCAAAGCGTTGGTGATTGAAGCGCCAACTGGGATTGGGAAAACGCTAGGGTACTTGTTGCCGTTTGTCTTTTTGGCCTTTCAAAACCATTTACCAGTTGTGGTTAGTTCAACGACGACGCTATTGCAATCGCAGCTAATGGAAAAAACAATTCCAGTTTTAAGTAAAATTTTATCTGTACAACTTGACGCTACTTTGGTAAAAGGGAGTAATCATTATATTGATTTAGCCAAATTTTCTCAACAATTGAATGAAAGTGATCCGGCTAACCAGAGTCGCTTGATTAAGATGAAATTGTTGGTTTGGCTAACGTATACAAAAACTGGGGATCTTGACGAACTACATATTAACAACCACAAGATCCCGCTCCTAAACGAGGTACGTCATCAAGGAATTGCCAGTTTGGATGCAACCAATCCGTTTTATGAAATTGATTTCTATCAAAGAGTTATTCGTAAAGCGCATCTTTCTCAAATTGTGGTGACTAACCATGCTTTTCTCACGCGGCATGCAGATTTGTTAGGAAGCAAGAACCGGCCGCCTTATCTGGTTATTGATGAAGCACAACGATTTGTGAATACAATTTTACAAGAGAATCGGGTGACCCTCGACTTTAATCACTTAATGAGTATGGCGCATAGTGCAGTTAGCCATTTAAAAATGAGCAGGGGAATAGACCGGTCGCCGGTTGTGAAGGCTAATCCAATGGGGAGTTTCCATGTTTTTCAAATGGCAGATGAACTTGAAGCGATTAATCAGGAGATTAGTGAGATTCAGTCACAGCTCTATAAGCGTTTTTTAGCCCATCAAATTCCGATGGAGTCCAACAGTTTACCTTATCAACGGTTGATTAACTACTCAGAATTGACTAAATTTTTTGAGACTAATCAAGAAATGATTCAACGTTTACAGGAAAGTTTTGTTTCAGAAATATTAGCTTTTGAAGCACTGAATAAGATTCTTGAAAAACAGCAACAAAATTTAGTGGAAACAGAGGTTCGTACTTGGGTTAAATTGAATACACAACAATTAGAAATTGAAATTCAATCGCAAATCTTTAGACAAATTTTCGATTCGTTACTGAGCGGTGCCAAGCACTTGAATAATGAAACTAAATTTTATTGGGTGCAAGTTGGACCACAACATGATGCCGGTAGTGTTAGTTTGTCACAAGGCATTATCGAAAGTGCCGATTTTATTAATCAAAATGTTTATCCATGGTTTCAAAAACCGACTTTGATTGGTGCAACTCTGTTTTCAAACAGTCGCTCGAAGTATTTTCTTAATCAAGTGGGGTTAGCCAGCGATTCGACAACTGTGAAAAAATACAGTAGTCCTTATAATTTTACGGATAACGCGTTGCTAGAAATTGTTAATGATGGTCCATTCATTAATGAAATAAGTTCAGACGAATACGCTCTATATCTGACTGATGCCATCTATCAATTGGCAAAATCAACCCCTGGCAAAATATTAGTTTTATTTAATTCGCTAGCTACAATTAAAGATGTGTTTAATCGCATTCAAAAAACGGATTTGGGTCGTCGTCGGCAGATACTTGCGCAAGGTGTCAATGGCACCAAATCGAAACTAACAAGAGAGTTTATGTCAAGTTCTACCGGTATCTTGTTTGGTGCGGCAAGCTTTTGGGAAGGGATGGATTTATCCAACGGCCAACTGGATCTCTTGATCATAACGAGATTACCATTTGATTCGCCTGATGACATCTTTACAAAAGCCGAAACAAAAATTCACCAGCAAGCTCATCGAAATCCATTTATATCAACATTGCTTCCCAGGAGTATTCTCCGGCTTAAGCAAGGCATTGGGCGATTAATTCGATCAGAAAAAGATTACGGTGCCGCCGTGATTTTAGATCGAAGGATTATCGACAAGAGTTATGGGAAAACGATGTTACACAGTTTGCCGAAGGGGATGCCGATTGAAAAGCAGCCTTTAAATCAAATAAACGGGTCGCTTAGTGAATTCTTTAGAAAACATCGCTAA
- the mvk gene encoding mevalonate kinase: MLKTAIGKSHAKIIFFGEHSVVYGQPAICLPISKIQTKVTITKTNAPQTIQSRYFDGKLIDMPNNETGIQLLIKTILTELHQENVSFNIKIQSEIPSERGMGSSAATAVALIRALFHFFEQPLSHSELLRLADVSEQYIHGNPSGLDAATVSAKAPIWFIRGRRLQTVPITKNAFLVIADTGILGQTGLAVQHVKSQLASSTSAETAIERLGENAKSARECLTTGNFKKLGTLMNNSQNLLAKLGVSHPTLDLFAQLAITNGALGAKLTGGGMGGCLIALTQDKKTAQQVADILIKNGAVNTWIEPLKSPDHKGAQ; this comes from the coding sequence TTGTTAAAAACTGCAATTGGAAAAAGTCATGCCAAAATAATTTTTTTTGGTGAACATAGTGTGGTCTATGGCCAGCCTGCCATCTGCTTACCCATCTCCAAAATACAAACGAAAGTAACCATCACCAAAACCAATGCCCCTCAAACGATTCAAAGCCGCTATTTTGATGGGAAGTTGATTGATATGCCTAACAATGAAACTGGCATTCAACTTCTCATTAAAACCATTTTAACTGAGCTACACCAAGAAAACGTTTCCTTTAATATTAAAATTCAAAGTGAAATCCCGTCAGAACGGGGGATGGGATCTTCTGCGGCTACGGCTGTTGCCCTTATTCGCGCCCTATTTCATTTTTTTGAACAGCCCCTTTCTCATTCGGAATTACTCCGTTTAGCAGATGTTTCTGAACAATATATTCACGGAAACCCCAGTGGCTTGGATGCTGCAACTGTTAGCGCTAAGGCCCCCATTTGGTTTATTCGTGGTCGTCGGCTCCAGACGGTGCCAATTACTAAAAATGCGTTCCTTGTGATTGCCGACACGGGCATCTTAGGTCAGACTGGTTTAGCCGTCCAACACGTCAAATCTCAGCTTGCTTCTTCAACTAGTGCCGAAACCGCCATTGAAAGATTGGGAGAAAATGCCAAATCAGCCCGTGAGTGCTTAACCACCGGTAATTTCAAAAAACTGGGCACCTTAATGAATAATTCGCAAAATCTGTTGGCTAAACTAGGTGTTAGTCATCCGACTTTAGATCTTTTTGCCCAGTTAGCCATCACCAATGGGGCCTTAGGAGCCAAGCTAACTGGTGGTGGCATGGGTGGCTGTTTAATTGCTTTAACCCAGGACAAAAAGACCGCTCAGCAAGTCGCTGACATTTTAATTAAGAATGGTGCAGTAAATACTTGGATTGAACCACTCAAAAGCCCAGATCATAAAGGAGCTCAATAA
- the asnS gene encoding asparagine--tRNA ligase, translated as MEQISIVDSKDHVDERVKIGVWLTDKRSSGKISFLQLRDGTAFFQGVVIKNAVGEETFELAKKLRQETSMWITGTIHQDDRSHFGYEIQVDGIEVIGESEDYPITPKEHGIDFLLDHRHLWLRSSRPHAIMKIRNEVIRATYEFFNNEGFIKMDAPILTGSAPEGTTELFKTKYFDREAYLSQSGQLYEEAGAMAFGKVFSFGPTFRAEKSKTRRHLIEFWMIEPEMAFMHQEQSLEVQERYVAFLIQNVIDHCEYELNTLGRDIEVLKKYTKLPYARITYDKAIEMLQESGKFPDLQWGVDFGSPEETFLADQFEQPVFVLNYPKAIKAFYMKPHPTRDDLVICADLLAPEGYGEIIGGSERAVDYDYLVEQIKKSGQDPKNYEWYLDLRKYGSVPHSGFGLGLERTLTWITGEDHVRETIPFPRMLHRLYP; from the coding sequence TTGGAACAGATTAGTATTGTTGATTCCAAAGATCATGTAGACGAACGTGTTAAAATTGGCGTTTGGTTGACAGATAAACGGTCTAGTGGAAAAATCAGCTTTTTACAATTAAGAGATGGAACGGCCTTTTTTCAAGGGGTTGTGATAAAAAATGCGGTTGGTGAAGAAACTTTTGAATTAGCCAAAAAGCTGCGCCAAGAAACAAGCATGTGGATTACGGGGACGATTCATCAAGACGATCGATCTCATTTTGGATACGAAATTCAAGTTGATGGAATTGAAGTCATTGGTGAAAGTGAAGATTATCCGATTACACCCAAGGAACATGGGATTGATTTTCTATTGGATCATCGACATCTTTGGCTGCGTTCATCACGGCCACATGCCATTATGAAGATTCGTAATGAAGTGATCCGAGCAACATATGAATTCTTTAACAACGAAGGTTTCATTAAGATGGATGCTCCAATTTTAACAGGGAGTGCGCCTGAAGGAACAACAGAATTATTCAAAACAAAATACTTTGATCGGGAAGCATATCTCTCACAGAGTGGACAACTCTATGAAGAAGCAGGGGCAATGGCTTTTGGAAAAGTCTTTTCATTTGGCCCTACCTTCCGTGCAGAAAAATCCAAAACACGACGTCATCTGATTGAGTTTTGGATGATTGAACCCGAAATGGCATTCATGCATCAAGAGCAAAGTTTGGAAGTTCAAGAGCGTTATGTGGCCTTTTTAATTCAAAATGTTATTGACCATTGTGAATACGAGCTAAATACATTAGGGCGTGACATCGAAGTTCTGAAGAAGTACACAAAATTGCCTTATGCACGAATTACGTATGATAAAGCCATCGAAATGCTCCAAGAATCTGGTAAATTTCCAGACTTACAATGGGGCGTTGACTTTGGATCACCTGAAGAGACATTTTTGGCTGATCAATTCGAGCAACCTGTTTTTGTTTTGAACTATCCAAAAGCTATCAAGGCCTTTTACATGAAGCCTCATCCAACTCGGGATGATTTAGTTATTTGTGCTGATTTACTTGCTCCTGAAGGTTATGGAGAAATTATTGGTGGTTCCGAACGAGCAGTTGATTACGATTATTTAGTTGAACAAATTAAAAAGTCTGGACAGGATCCTAAAAATTACGAGTGGTATTTAGATCTACGTAAATATGGTTCCGTTCCTCATTCAGGTTTTGGGTTAGGTTTAGAACGTACTTTGACCTGGATTACAGGGGAAGATCATGTGCGAGAGACCATTCCATTTCCAAGAATGTTACATCGGCTTTATCCTTAA
- the gpsB gene encoding cell division regulator GpsB, with product MDNLNLTPKDILQKEFKPKMRGYDPADVDTYLDNVIKDYESFQKNIQQLKDENERLRDKIDELTKQVSVGKTTSSVQPVSNATNMDILKRLSNLERRVFGSQLDNGENESHRI from the coding sequence ATGGATAACTTAAATCTTACTCCAAAAGATATTTTGCAAAAAGAATTTAAACCTAAGATGCGTGGCTACGATCCAGCAGATGTTGATACTTATTTAGATAACGTCATCAAGGATTATGAGAGCTTTCAGAAAAACATCCAACAGTTAAAGGATGAGAATGAAAGATTACGCGATAAGATTGATGAATTAACAAAACAAGTTTCAGTTGGTAAAACAACTTCTAGCGTACAACCAGTTAGCAATGCGACTAACATGGATATTCTAAAACGTCTTTCGAATTTAGAACGTCGTGTGTTTGGTTCCCAGCTTGATAATGGGGAAAACGAATCACATCGAATTTAA
- a CDS encoding DnaD domain protein — MNDLTRKFLKAGNTVISNYLLSNFHQIGLTNDELVIYLIIEKQSSKGDLFPSSRLIAQESGLSEAKVYELLHELIQNKLMEIQTIKHADGQNYDQYNFDLLFEKLLQSADNDVTEKNEQTNKVDRENVFAKIESEFGRPLSPIEFETINQWLEDDHYAPDLISLALKEAVLSQAYSLRYMDRILLNWEKKHLTTVAQVQKESERQRGTTPRDNHDASNNTAGKADLTGPKIPIYKISDQNK; from the coding sequence TTGAATGATTTAACACGAAAATTTCTCAAAGCTGGCAATACAGTTATCTCTAATTATTTATTGAGCAATTTTCATCAAATTGGGCTGACTAACGATGAACTGGTTATTTACTTAATTATTGAAAAACAAAGCTCAAAAGGTGATTTGTTTCCAAGTTCCAGGCTGATTGCTCAAGAATCCGGTTTGAGCGAAGCTAAGGTTTATGAATTGCTTCATGAATTGATTCAAAATAAGCTCATGGAGATTCAAACTATCAAACATGCAGATGGTCAGAACTATGATCAATATAATTTTGATCTGCTTTTTGAAAAATTATTGCAGTCTGCCGATAATGACGTCACTGAGAAGAATGAACAAACCAATAAAGTCGATCGAGAGAATGTTTTTGCCAAAATTGAATCAGAATTTGGGCGACCGCTCTCACCAATCGAATTTGAAACCATTAACCAATGGTTAGAAGACGACCATTATGCTCCTGACCTGATTTCACTGGCCTTAAAAGAAGCAGTCTTGAGTCAGGCTTACAGTTTGAGGTATATGGATCGAATCTTATTAAATTGGGAAAAGAAACATTTAACGACAGTTGCACAGGTGCAAAAAGAATCTGAACGTCAAAGAGGAACAACACCTCGTGATAATCATGATGCTTCGAATAACACCGCAGGAAAAGCAGATTTAACGGGTCCTAAGATTCCAATTTATAAAATTTCAGATCAAAACAAATAA
- a CDS encoding DUF5590 domain-containing protein translates to MKRSRKHTSHWFLIFIAAVIILVGGTSIIYHEIRKPVDSAKSQSVAIAKKYAHLKTETDFSWASYDDTYYTVTGTSKQNTPIYVIISNNGKKVRIFKQSAGINRNDVLKKVWNNYNPKKVTTISMGMYKKKPVWEVGYMNASGQLCLKTLNFKNGEVVRHVNNI, encoded by the coding sequence GTGAAACGTTCAAGAAAGCATACTAGCCATTGGTTTTTAATATTTATTGCGGCTGTAATTATTTTGGTCGGTGGTACGTCGATTATTTATCATGAAATCCGTAAGCCAGTTGATTCTGCGAAAAGTCAGTCGGTGGCCATTGCAAAAAAATACGCCCATTTAAAAACGGAAACAGATTTCTCTTGGGCTAGTTACGATGACACTTATTACACTGTTACAGGAACTAGCAAGCAGAACACACCGATATATGTCATTATTTCCAATAACGGGAAAAAAGTGAGGATCTTCAAACAGTCGGCAGGTATCAATCGTAATGATGTTTTAAAAAAAGTTTGGAATAATTATAATCCCAAAAAAGTGACAACCATTTCGATGGGGATGTATAAGAAAAAACCAGTTTGGGAGGTTGGATACATGAATGCCTCTGGACAATTATGCTTGAAAACTTTAAACTTTAAAAATGGTGAAGTTGTTCGACACGTGAATAACATCTAA
- the recU gene encoding Holliday junction resolvase RecU — MNFHYPSRKNYVSSGSNPQQHIKKIPTQFGKRGMSLEDELNESNQFYLSHGKAVIHKKPTPIQIVKVDYPKRSAAVIKEAYFRQASTTDYNGVYKGYYLDFDAKETKNKTAFPLDNFHEHQINHMKACLNAGGICFTVIKFVELDQIFLLSATNLFFYWDQQKTGGRKSIPLNYVRKHGYLINYHLNPLIPYLDAVDALLIKKHEGEHNAK; from the coding sequence TTGAACTTTCATTATCCATCTAGAAAAAATTATGTTTCTAGCGGTTCAAACCCACAACAACATATAAAAAAGATCCCCACTCAATTTGGAAAACGTGGTATGTCGCTAGAAGATGAACTCAACGAAAGTAATCAGTTCTATCTTTCACACGGAAAAGCAGTTATTCATAAAAAGCCAACCCCCATCCAAATTGTCAAAGTGGATTATCCGAAGCGAAGCGCTGCTGTTATTAAAGAGGCTTATTTCAGGCAAGCATCCACAACAGATTATAACGGTGTTTATAAAGGATATTATCTAGACTTCGATGCTAAAGAAACAAAAAATAAAACTGCATTTCCACTTGATAACTTTCATGAACATCAAATTAATCACATGAAAGCTTGTCTCAATGCTGGTGGCATTTGTTTCACAGTTATTAAGTTCGTGGAACTTGATCAAATTTTCCTACTTTCGGCCACAAATCTTTTTTTCTATTGGGATCAACAAAAAACGGGTGGTAGAAAGTCCATTCCACTCAATTATGTAAGAAAACATGGCTACTTAATCAATTACCATTTGAATCCACTTATTCCCTATTTGGATGCTGTGGATGCCCTGTTGATTAAGAAACACGAAGGAGAACACAATGCAAAGTAA
- a CDS encoding DUF1273 domain-containing protein, whose protein sequence is MSRIWITGYRNYELEIFKDDDPKLKIITLVLKQLLKNQIESGATWLITGAQLGVEQWAIEAGAQLKPTYPEFKIAVMLPFTEFGNQWNENNQAKLSGILTKADFTDSVSHSPYQSPRQLRTYQHFMLTHTDQAILLYDPEHPGKSKYDYEVIQKWQENHPYPLELIDFDDLQNAANEYEESQNNSFNLD, encoded by the coding sequence ATGAGTCGCATATGGATTACCGGATATCGTAACTATGAATTAGAAATTTTTAAGGATGATGATCCAAAATTAAAAATAATCACACTTGTTTTAAAACAGTTATTAAAAAATCAAATCGAATCTGGTGCTACTTGGTTAATTACCGGAGCTCAATTAGGCGTTGAACAGTGGGCTATTGAAGCAGGGGCCCAGCTAAAACCAACTTATCCTGAATTTAAAATAGCAGTGATGTTGCCATTTACCGAGTTTGGGAATCAATGGAATGAAAACAATCAAGCAAAACTTTCTGGAATCTTAACAAAAGCTGACTTTACAGACAGTGTGAGCCATTCTCCATACCAGTCACCACGGCAGTTACGGACGTATCAGCATTTTATGTTAACCCATACTGATCAGGCGATCCTCCTTTATGACCCTGAGCATCCAGGAAAAAGTAAATATGATTACGAAGTTATTCAGAAATGGCAAGAGAATCATCCTTATCCATTAGAGCTGATTGATTTCGATGATCTCCAGAATGCCGCAAATGAATATGAAGAAAGTCAGAACAATAGTTTTAATTTAGATTAA
- a CDS encoding PBP1A family penicillin-binding protein has translation MQSNNHNSDNNQEHRTQHSQLTSPPHRRRSIFIRIILWLFSLFIIALIAGAGLFMYYAKDAPSISEKQLSSDEATVIYDKSGRVISRLGAQDRDYVKADEIPKTLKSAVVSIEDKRFYKNNGVDPVRILGATFANISGSSLGLQGASTLTQQLVKLSVFSTSAKDRTLRVKAQEAWLAIQVDKKYSKDKILEFYINKVYMGNGIYGMGTAAKYYYGKSLSKLTLAQMALLAGMPQAPTSYDPIKYPKYALSRRNTVLQAMVNNNVITKSQATTASNTNIKTGLAKNPSVSGSSTVNSKVVDAYLKQVISSVEAKGFNPYTDGMKIYTNLDLAAQKHLYEIGNTSNYVQYPDSKFQLGVSVTNPNNGKVVAMLGGRQTGNVTYGLNRAVQTDRSSGSTSKPLMDYGPAIQYLNWPTSRKVKDESFTYPGTNIKLYDFDKQYQGKITMRSALVQSRNIPAIRTLQDVGISKATTFLSRLGISQKSTYSLQNGIGLYISPLQESAAYAAFANGGTYYKPYYVNKIVTQSGKTYHYSSKGKRAMSKATAYMITDMLKGVISSSTGTGTTANISGLYQAGKSGTTAYPSDIADNYPSSASMDAWFTGYTRHYSMAVWTGYDHQNTASGFLSEQETVLSQQIYRSMMSYLSTYVTNEDWVKPSSVTEKTVNGVKELFKTNSSYSSSGTSDDYSQNNSSSSSSTPFTTSRDTSASSSSNSNSSNSSSNSSSITSSSSSGSSSSSSSSVSSSSSTESTSSSSSSKE, from the coding sequence ATGCAAAGTAATAATCATAACTCTGATAATAATCAGGAACACCGCACACAACATTCGCAGCTAACCTCCCCACCTCATCGACGGAGATCCATTTTTATTCGGATCATACTGTGGCTTTTTAGTCTGTTTATTATAGCCTTAATCGCTGGAGCTGGTCTGTTTATGTATTACGCAAAAGATGCTCCCAGCATTTCCGAGAAACAACTATCTAGTGATGAGGCTACCGTTATTTACGATAAAAGTGGGAGGGTAATTAGTCGGCTTGGTGCTCAAGATCGAGATTATGTAAAAGCTGACGAAATTCCCAAAACACTAAAAAGTGCAGTTGTTTCTATAGAGGATAAACGTTTCTATAAGAATAATGGTGTTGACCCAGTGCGAATTTTAGGAGCTACTTTCGCTAACATCTCTGGATCATCATTAGGCTTACAAGGAGCCAGCACACTTACTCAGCAACTGGTCAAACTTTCAGTTTTCTCAACTTCTGCCAAAGACCGAACACTCCGGGTTAAGGCACAAGAAGCGTGGTTAGCAATTCAAGTTGACAAAAAATATTCAAAAGATAAAATTCTAGAGTTTTACATTAACAAAGTTTATATGGGTAATGGTATCTATGGAATGGGAACTGCAGCCAAGTATTATTATGGAAAATCTCTTTCTAAATTGACACTTGCTCAGATGGCATTACTTGCAGGTATGCCACAAGCCCCAACTTCTTATGACCCAATCAAATATCCAAAATATGCCCTTTCGAGAAGAAATACTGTATTGCAAGCCATGGTTAACAACAATGTCATTACAAAATCACAAGCTACCACAGCTAGCAATACGAATATTAAAACTGGTTTGGCAAAGAACCCAAGCGTTTCTGGTTCCTCAACAGTCAACAGTAAAGTGGTTGACGCTTATCTAAAACAAGTTATTAGTTCTGTTGAAGCTAAGGGATTTAACCCATATACTGATGGCATGAAAATCTATACTAATTTAGACCTTGCGGCACAAAAACATCTTTACGAAATCGGTAATACCAGTAATTATGTTCAGTATCCGGATTCTAAATTCCAGCTTGGCGTATCCGTTACCAATCCTAATAATGGTAAAGTAGTTGCTATGCTCGGTGGACGTCAAACTGGCAATGTAACCTACGGATTAAACCGGGCAGTTCAAACAGATCGAAGTAGTGGTTCAACCTCTAAACCGCTGATGGATTACGGTCCGGCTATTCAATACTTGAATTGGCCAACAAGCCGAAAAGTAAAAGATGAATCTTTCACCTATCCAGGCACAAACATTAAATTATATGATTTTGATAAACAATATCAAGGTAAGATAACGATGCGTTCAGCTCTTGTCCAATCACGAAACATTCCTGCAATTCGTACTTTACAAGATGTTGGAATTAGTAAGGCTACTACCTTCCTGAGTAGATTGGGAATTTCTCAGAAATCAACTTATTCATTACAAAACGGAATTGGCCTATATATATCTCCTCTTCAAGAATCTGCGGCTTATGCAGCATTTGCTAACGGTGGAACTTATTATAAGCCATACTACGTAAACAAAATTGTCACTCAAAGTGGTAAAACTTATCATTACTCTAGCAAGGGTAAGCGGGCCATGAGTAAGGCCACTGCTTACATGATTACTGACATGTTAAAAGGTGTCATATCAAGTTCAACAGGAACTGGGACTACCGCTAATATTTCCGGACTGTATCAAGCAGGAAAATCAGGAACCACTGCCTATCCATCTGATATTGCGGATAATTACCCTAGTTCAGCTTCAATGGATGCTTGGTTTACTGGTTATACGCGTCATTACAGTATGGCTGTATGGACTGGATATGATCATCAAAATACAGCTTCAGGATTCTTAAGTGAACAAGAAACGGTCCTCTCTCAACAAATTTACAGAAGTATGATGAGCTACTTATCAACATATGTCACAAACGAAGACTGGGTAAAACCTTCAAGCGTTACGGAGAAAACAGTCAATGGGGTTAAAGAACTTTTCAAGACCAATTCCAGTTATAGTTCATCAGGAACTAGCGATGATTACTCACAAAATAATTCATCCAGCAGTTCAAGTACGCCTTTTACGACTAGCAGAGATACTTCAGCAAGTAGTAGTAGCAACAGTAACAGTAGCAATAGTAGTTCTAATAGCAGTTCTATTACTAGTTCAAGTTCATCTGGCTCAAGTAGTTCAAGTTCATCTAGTGTAAGTTCTAGCTCAAGTACGGAATCTACTTCTTCTAGTAGCAGTAGTAAAGAATAA